In Numenius arquata chromosome 1, bNumArq3.hap1.1, whole genome shotgun sequence, the DNA window AGAAAGTGTTTATGGCGATGACTTTTTACGCTCACAAAATGCAAAGCGTGCTTCGGTACAAAACTCTGGTTGGGCCCATTAGGTATTTAAATTCCCTGACTTCAATGCTGGAATTTTCAATCACATGAGAACATAATCCAAAGGACTGCATTTATGGTGATCTACAGGGGCATCTTCCCTCCCAGTTGTTCCTTTTCCTCTTACTGACATCAATAATTAAATTATAGTCTTGGCTCATTAGCATGGACCACTACATGTTTAAGCCACTTGTCAGTATTTGATGAGTACTGCCTCATTTGtgattttgcttgggttttttaatagctAAAGGTTTACTTTCCTGAAAACAGGAAGATTTGAGCAGTAGTGGGAACATAGCAGAACTTGTTAGGCAAAAAGAAAATGTCCTATTTTAATATGGGAAGTTATAAAATATTGGGGAATTGCTTGACATATAAACCACACTGGGCAGGATGATAGAGTAGAAACAGCTGGCCTTGTGGACTAAATCCCCTTGTAATCCTTCAGGGGCTGCTACAGTCTGTTGTGtggatttttcttaattatttcctgCTAAACAGCAGAAGGTTCTTCTTTAAAGTGTGCAGCACTGTCAAATTCCTGCTTTCAGATGAGATGATCTGAAATTGTGTTTTCTCAGAAAGCTGTAAGATACTTGGACAAAACCAGTCGCAGAGAAATCAAAGAGAATGAATGGCTAAAAGAAGAGGTAAGAGGATCACTTGCGTACAGATTATCATGGTGGTTCGGGTTTGAAATGCAGTGCCCCACAGTCAGAACTGTTTCCGGTGATGGGCCTCTGAAGACTTTCCTAGAAAAAGGAGGGCAATTGTCCTGTAATTAATCTGTAATCCTGAGCAGCAAACAGTGTATATGGTGAATAAAGGTAAAAGGTGAACAGCCTCTTTCACCAATGAAGGACCCATTTTCCTGCCCAAGCAGTCATAGGAAGGACCACAACATTCCATACAATTAAATATTTACATCTGTGGAGATTGGGAAACTAAATAGTGTAAAGGCTCAACCATGTAAGTAACTGAAGAGTGTAGTTTTGAATTGCATTAAAGTTCTAGTGCTGCTGTATTGAAAGAAAATGTATATGGATGTTGGAAACGTTTTTGGAGAAAGGGTTTGAGACAGCTTTAAAtgggaaataataaagaaagATTAGTACACTGAAGAGAGGAAAATCAAAATCATATATAGTTGTAATTGATTACTTGGTAGCTCTTGTACTGTCCGTTAATTGCAATTTAGAGCTATATATTAGATAGTTTTTTGTGAGCCAAAtttagaaaactgattttttcatGATGAAAGTCTGATTGTGCTTGTTCCAATCAACACAGATTCTTTGTTGCAATCCAACCTAAGCAAGAGATTGGAGGGAGGAAATACCTTTCCCCACCTTTACAACCTCACAGTTTAGAACTGAGCAAAACTttttgggaaattaaaaaatgaacttATTTTTCAGTATCACATCAACAAACCTGGCAGAGTTTTCTCCTTTACCTACTAGTTTAAGATACTTGCCAGTACGCAGGGATACggctttccttcttccccttaaTTAGCTGTGAGCCTGCATTTTTAACTTTCCAGGGAAGGTGTCCAAACCACAAATTCTGAGGCAATGAGGTAGGGGTCAACAGGAGAGAATTAATGTTTTAATATGTATAAACAAACAGGACCTTGAATCTACATATCCTACCAATGAATGAGTATGAATTCCCTTCCCATCTCCCTGTCTCACTGAACACTTACAAATCTTACACGTATTAGGCAGTGTCAACGTACCCTTATGTCCTGACAGGCCCTCTCCTGAGAGTTGAGGGATGTGGGTTTCTTTCCTCTCTATGTTATGAATTAGTGCTTTGAATTATTGTGGAAAACAAAACTATTATCACTAATTTCTCCAGTTGTCTGAATTCACCCattcattttctgtgcttttcttatacagatgaaatattttctttcaggctAATGTTTATATGTAGCTGACAGACTCTTCCAGTGTTTTCTTCTGGGGAGATAAAccaaacatttcagttttgtcCCAGTtcaaaatttatcatttttttcagtttggccaCTGAACTGAAACCAAAACAGCCCTAAACTAGTTACCTCCAAATTTGAACAGATTTGGAGACTTCGGTCACATTTTTCCATGGTTAGTGCGTCACTGTTACGGGTTAATGGCCTgtcattttcaccttttttaatCCCTGGGAGAAATGGGAACTAGTTTTTAACTGCAAAGTTGGATGATTATAGCTGGGTTAATTGGCCTTTGGTGAGAACAGATGTATTCAGATCACTAGGTATTATTTTAAAACGTGCATATGGCTAAGATTTCTTCCCATCGTACATTCCACTTCCCAGTGAAGGGGTAAGAACTTGCTTGTACTTCAGGAAAAGTAAGAGGAATTgtggagaggttgtggagtctctgtctctggagacattcaaaacccgcctggacacgttcctgtgcaacctgctctaggtggacctgctctggcatgggggttggactaggtgatctccagaggtcccttccaaccccatatcgcatattgttctgtgattctgtgggaacTGGATAACTGGTATCCTTTGGTTGACGTAACTTCATGGCAATATGGGGTGATTATCAATCCAAAAGAAAGTAGAACCTGGTGTTTAGCCAACATCGTGGCTAACTTGGACTGAAAGCTTCGCTAATTCTGGGGAAGAAGGTTTTGTGTGTAGGCAGGAAttagaatcacacagaatcacagaatcgcctaggttggaagggacctttaagatcatctagtccaaccttaaaacaaacaaacaaaaaccaccaccaacactaaaccatattcctgagcaccatgtcaactcgtcttttgaatatctccagggcaACACTTGCTGAGCAAGAGCCTGAAGAACTCTACAAAGAAGGGTTTTCTCTCTCAAAGCTCTGAtgtgaaagcaaaaaagaaaaatccagagcTTCTGTCTCCCAAACCTGTATGGCTACATGAAAAGGTTCTGCTCTCAGGGTTGCATAGCCCAAAGGTCTGGCTGTGATTGACAGAGTTGTGCCAGTAAAGGGTTCTAAAAAAGGTGTGGAAAAAGCAGGGAGGCCTTTCTCTTCACCTGAAAATGTGTCACTACTATGTTTCTCCACCAAATGCACAGTCTTGCTGATACAGCTGCATTCTTCTTAGGTATGTGTTATTAAGGCAGTTACTATGAAAGCTTTCCAAAATGGGTATAATCTTTCTGACatgatcctcttttttttttttttttaaattgtcaaaaGGTTAAGGTCTACCAAAAGGAAGTAAGTGATTTGAAAGCTTCTATACAGctcctggaagaagaaaatatcagTTTAGTGACAAAACTGATTGACAGCAGACTTCAGAATCTGAGAGTACCCAGGTAAAATGATGCCTTTGCAGACTCAAAAGTGATTAATTTGTTCTTAAAAGGTAATTCCTCCTTCTGCCTCTAAAGCTATTTGGGCTTTACCACAAGAAAGCCAAGGTAGATTCCTACTTGAGGAGGGGCAGGATTTGACTGAGTATGTGTGGAACTTGTGTGTCTGAAGGATGACAGTGACATTGTAGCCTCTTAAATACGAaaattcagggaagaaaatgGTTCTTTAACAATCTATTATGAACTAGTAACACTCGCTTTTTTTTAGTGGGGATACCATTGGGGCTTGGAAATAGTTTCTTTCTGTTGTAATTGCCTCAGACCCAGCTTCTCAGATCAAGTGCTGACTAACAGATTTTTGTCTTTACTGTTGGATACGTGTTTAAGGATGTGAAGattaatatgcaaatatatgGGGTTTTGCAATCTCAAGTGAAACAGACGACCTGGTACTGAGTAAGGAGGAGGCCTTGGGATAGGTCTGTCTGTAGACGTATCTTTGTATTGAGTCTCTTTTATATTGAAATTATTTAACTTGCTCcctagagaaagagaaatttagCTGCAAAATGTCAACACTAATGGTATCAAAAGCACAATGTAACAATGGGAATGATCCATCTTCATTTTCCAGTCCCAGATCAGTGATTTCAGCCATGTTGCATAAAAACCTTCCAAGTCTTAAGAAGTGACCattcttctctcctcttcaaaCTTTGGACTGCTTTTAAGTGAGAACTGCCAGCTGTGGTTTGAATCTTGGACTGACTGGAGACtataacatttgttttcttttagtctCATGGACATAGTTGAACTTaggcactaaaaataaaaaaaagagcaacataTTAGCCACTAAGCTACCTGGCTGCCTCCATTGCATTTTTAAACCATTGCGCTATTCTGCATTTGTGGTTAAGCAGCAAATGGCTTTCAGAAAGGGTATCCACCCCCACACACTCCAAGAGATTGCACGGGACAATTCAGAGAGAAAATTCAGACCCCTAATATgaatttaactttatttttttaattttgtaggcATTTGTTTCTTACCCAGGCAGCTGGCTTGAAAGATGAATGTCGTAAGGATGAAATGCAAGAAGTAGAGTATAGAGGGTATGCAGGTAATACACATGCTTATAAGAGCTGATAAGTTATGAAACATTTACAAACTTTTCATTTCTTGAGTTTTTTACCAAACTGCCTGTTTTACATGGTGAACACTTAATTTCCCACTTAATTGCAGCCACCACAGCAATGCTAGACTGTAGTTTCCGTTAAGAAGACAAAATCACAATCTACCTGTAGTACagtgttaaaaattaaattggtgTTTAGAATATTGGATGTAATTACTCATATAAAGCTGGCCTGGAATGTGGTTCATAGGATCGGCCATCATTTATGAAGATATGTTTCACATACTTAATCAGTTGTTTACTCATCTGTATCAAAAAGACTTCATTGTTATCTTGTCACTGAGAGGACAACTCTTAAACTCTACATTGCCTTTCACTTGAAGTATAGGTGCGCTTTACAGTCATTCTGCTCCTAGAGATACACCGGAGTTAAATTCTAAATAAATCTCTAGAAAGACCAGATGAAGCTACACGGAGTTCAGCCTGAACTGAAAATCTTGGTAAGCAGTACTGAATTTTGGGCTGAATCTCCATCTACTCTGGTAGGTGTGCCCAGGAAAAGGATATACCATTAGGCAAGAGGGGCTATGTGAATGTACTTATATATGCAGGATGGTTTCTATGGATTCCTTAGAATCGcatgttttattttacatctttGTGTGAGTAGAAGAccagaaggggggaaaagaacaaaattaaatcaaagagGTAAATTGCAAAAATTGAAGCTATACAGTTATGGATACGTGAACAAGTCTGTTGAAGTTCTGATCAGTTCCAGCCATAGATGGGCCTTGCTGGAACCATCAGGCGCCAACAAATACGTTGACCAAGACTTCGGAATTAGACCTGTGTTTACTTTGAACAGCTCAGCTCTATTGCCTTTGCTAGACCTTTATGATAGTTACTGGGAAGAGCAGGTTTTGTTCCCAAGTCACAGTCCCAGGCAAACGTATAACTTGGTAGTCCACGTCCAGAATTTTCTGTCACCCTGAGAATTAGTCAAATGCAAACGTGAGCTCTTCAGGGGAGTTATAAGTAGACTAGCTGTGTTTCAGTAATttgcatatatgtacatatagagATACCTACGTGGATATAGAAAAAGTTTATACttgtttttgctgccttttctatttttttaactgttcaggACTATATAGGATTTAAGTTGAACTGataaaagctcatttttttccccctgcctcatCCCACAGAGCCACCACTACTAACTTTCCATCAATTTCAGCCCCTGATCTTGATCAGAAAttgtgaacagaaataaaatcagtgagCAAAATTACCATATGGCTTGGATTGACAGTTAAAAATCTTACCAAGCTGTTCTTTACATCACACTGGTAATTGCAGGCAATGCTCATACCAAGTACTAATTCTGATCTTCATAAAGCTTAACAATTACATACATATCATtgttcttctctttaaaaagcaaagacagaTGGAGATGAAAGCGTCAGAAGTGCCACAGTCCCctgtcagaaaagaaaagcctttccaaAGACTCAATCTGAAACAGAGCATGAGAAGCCTCAAGACAGTGATGAGGAGCTGTGGGAAAAGTCACTTACCCCAACTGTTGATGGCTTGTTGTATGAAGATGAAAAAGATTTCCAGGTATGAGTTAAAGTAATCGGGTCTTTCACTGACACAAACATCTTTCAGTATGGGGCATGAGCTACTGCCAGGGACGTTCTATTCCCAGTGGTATTACAGCAGAAGAACCTCCAATGTCTTTTACCTTAATAGTGTACAATTCAGATGCTTAATCGTAGGCGTCTGGTGCTATTTGAGATGGTTACGACACTCCTTGTCCTTCAGAGGCTGGGCCAAAAGGGTACAGGTTCTGTGTCATACAGGCCAGCCTCATGTTGATGTTTTGGGTGCCTTAGGGCATTTCTGGTAGCACGACATACATTGAACAGCATCCTAGGAATCAGCATATGTGGGTTTGAGGATGAAATTCCCCCTAGAAAGAATTCTGAATGTCACCTAGTGACAGTTTTCTGTGGTACTGCACAGTCTTGGGTGCTTGGATGCAGGTCCTTTAGAATGGGTGCTGCATAGTAGCATTAAGGGATCAACAAGTAAATTATTCCTTCAGCAGCAAGCCAAGATGAAGGTGTTCCTCGGTGCAAAATACAGGGgtttagaaaacagaaagataCAGCTTATATGTAAATAAGcagattttctgtggtttttgaaAGAAGTGGTGGCACCTGCTTCAGGAGATCCTCGATCCTCAGTTGCAAAAAGGGGTTTCCTAGGTGCTTTCCATACTACACTCGAGTTACAAAAACTTgaatgtatttctaaataaacTAATTACTCTCAGAAAATACATTACTCTACATCTTCGATTTCTACTGCAAATTAAAGATATGGTGCAGACTGCAGGGTTTGCCATGTAAAGACGCTTCTCCATGTTTCTTTACTCTTGAATATTCTATGCAAACATACTcaataatgaatttaaaaaaaaacaacaagcccACAAACAACAACTCTTTTTCTAGAAATTTGGCATTAGCTTGATTAATACCCTGCAACTTGTGTTCAGCAAAATCATCCTGTTGCCTTCAGGAGAGACTAAATTAAGGAGAGGCTCCGACGAGTCATTACATTGAAAACCTgagcatttaacaaaaaaaaaagacctgtccAGGCATTTGTTTCCTTGCAGTTGTTGTCTTGGGAGAGGAATATGAgctttgcttctttcttcctgctGCTAGCACTGCAGAGGGGCGTAGGTGCTGCTGAGATTCTCATACTTTATAGCAACGAAGGTGTAATTGCAAACAGTGACATTGCATTGACAGCTATTTTGAAAGCAATTATTAAATAGAGGTGATTCAAGAGCCTGCACTGTAggttccttcttccctctcctgcccctggcTGTATGGTCCTGCTCCTGCCCTTAGGGAACCCGTAACGCACCTGCGTGTGGCCTTTTCTGTAGCTGATTCACTCACTATCCCTGCAGAAAAGCtcgcttttttttctcctcctgaatTAGTTTGCTGTTGGGTTAGACAACCAGATGAACTCAGAGGTTTGGAGAAGACCAGAGCCAGCACAGACGAGGTGGAAGCACATGGCTGGACTTGGACCTCTCTTTCTTGGCAGTAGTGAGCTGTTGGATTAGTTTAATTCTTCTCACAGAACTGAATTTGGGAGCAGGATTTGGTTTGCGGAGAAAGTGTTATTGGTGAAAACACACAGGGaaagcagaggggagcagggctgcagcctcctGAGATGAGCTGGCTTGTAAACCAGGCCCGTTAACGCTGACATTACCAAACATAGCAACCCCAGGGCAGCATCTTTACAGTcgcttttaaaagcaaagttgctgggttttttttgaagaacgACTGCTTTTTTATGTAATTGCAGAAGAATAATATTCTTTCTTCTTAAGGAATACTTAAAACTGGGTCCTCTGGAGACAAAGCTGATGTGTGTGGTTGGAAAAGCCATGCCTATTCATAAAGATCCAAAAGAAATGCCAAGCAGGAGCCACATAGAAGATGACATTTGTGGTAAATCAGACCAGCACATCACAGCTAAGATGATCAAGGCCTTATCTGAAGAAGAGGTTGGTTAAAAATAGGCAAAGTGTGCTGTTAACATAGAAATGTAACATTCTcaattcattaaatatttgttcTGTTCTTCAATAAGTGTGCGGCACCGGGCTTTGTGGAAACTATTTTTGAGTGCCTGGATCATGATTTACATGTAGAAGTTTAATGAGAGGGATGTCTGTGCGCAGATGGCTAATTGAAAGGTTGCTTTCCTTACCATTGTGACAATGCTTGTGCGCTTTTTGGGCTTCTCagtgcacagagcagcacctgtaCTAATAAAGGATCCAAGTTAACATTTAGTTTTTGTGGTTCCCACTTGCAGTCTCTCAAATGTGGAATTCCCTCTTGGTCAGACACGCAATGGGAAAATGCGGGCTGCCATAAAATATAGATCTGTTACAAAATACTTAATAAC includes these proteins:
- the CCDC83 gene encoding coiled-coil domain-containing protein 83, with the translated sequence MEEKKKEEKPEEQLTEPESTFPEPLLEFQIETKEAVIDRVLLGLKQVEKKNKEYHKRNDLMKKEQQARLRRTLRQIEEQEEKRDEKEVVTRDDVEESLKEVWQYVKDEEQLLKDLHSQIEEADQRFLVKQAERDYWLEYKNVGSKIDAEKIMNLEKDIKQVKDDHHRTAEYYRNALKAIKEEKDRLVERHMKLCKEQAPEKAVRYLDKTSRREIKENEWLKEEVKVYQKEVSDLKASIQLLEEENISLVTKLIDSRLQNLRVPRHLFLTQAAGLKDECRKDEMQEVEYRGYAAKTDGDESVRSATVPCQKRKAFPKTQSETEHEKPQDSDEELWEKSLTPTVDGLLYEDEKDFQEYLKLGPLETKLMCVVGKAMPIHKDPKEMPSRSHIEDDICGKSDQHITAKMIKALSEEEVG